A single region of the Undibacterium piscinae genome encodes:
- a CDS encoding MAPEG family protein: MQLPWASWITIVTLLMYFWVIANVGRARGKYQVKAPSVDGPPEFLRSLRVQINTSEQLIFFLPALWLCAYWWSDQVAALGGALWIVGRVVYALAYYRDAAKRSAGFGIATLASIGLLLGAVYGLIR, translated from the coding sequence ATGCAATTACCATGGGCATCTTGGATCACAATCGTCACATTGCTGATGTATTTCTGGGTAATCGCCAATGTCGGCAGGGCACGCGGCAAATATCAGGTAAAGGCACCTTCGGTAGATGGTCCGCCGGAATTTTTGCGCAGTCTGCGGGTGCAAATCAATACCTCGGAGCAACTTATTTTCTTCCTGCCGGCTTTATGGCTGTGCGCCTATTGGTGGAGTGATCAGGTCGCGGCGCTGGGTGGCGCCTTGTGGATAGTCGGGCGAGTAGTCTATGCGCTGGCTTATTATCGTGATGCGGCAAAACGTTCGGCTGGTTTTGGTATTGCCACCCTGGCATCGATCGGCTTGTTGCTCGGTGCCGTTTATGGCCTGATACGCTAA